The following is a genomic window from Brucella pseudogrignonensis.
ACAAAATCTATCTACACGCCACAGGAAGCAAAGTTTCCCAACGTCTCTTTGAAACAACTTGTCAGCCTGCCGGAAGATGAAGACAACTTCAACGATCTGGCTGTCGCTGCCGTGCTGCATGAGGCAGGGCTTGGTGAGTTTATCCTGCGGATGAATGATGCAGATGCAGATGGCTCTGCATGGGACATGGTGCTGTCCGGCGGTCAGAAGCAGAAGATTATGCTGGCGCGACTTCTGTTGCACAAGCCATCGGTAATCTTCCTCGATGAAGCAACCGGCGCGCTCGATCCTACATCGAAGATGCGGTTCCACACAGCGCTTAAAACACGCTGCCCGGGTGCAATTGTCATTAGCATCATGCATGAGGAAAAGCTGCCCACGCTCGAAAATGGCGAGAGCGTCTATTCGCACGTGCTGGAAATCCAGAACGGATATGTTTCGCTGAAACCTGTTGACCTTGCTGGAGAGCCATACGTTCCCCTAATCGCAGCAGAGTAACCCACGACAATGAGATTTGCGAATTTTGGTTCATTCTAGAAAGCTTATCCGAACAGCGTTGGCTGCGCGGTAAAAAATACTTACCAGTATATAACCAGATAGAATGATCGGCTCTTCCAGTCGCGTTTATAAACTGTAACATGCGCGGAATAGAGTTTACCGAATCCGACATTCCTCATTAATGGACGCAGCAATGACCTACATTCCAGATCCGAAACGCTATGACTCGGCTGTCTTTCGCCGTGTGGGTCGAAGCGGCTTGAAACTTCCCGCTATCTCTTTGGGCCTTTGGCACAATTTTGGTGACACCACGACGCTTGATCGCCAGCGTTCGATCTTATTCAAAGCTTTTGATCTTGGTATCACGCATTTTGATCTCGCAAATAATTACGGCCCGCCTCCGGGATCTGCGGAAATCAATTTCGGGCAGGTTCTGAAACATGATCTGGCCGCTTATCGCGATGAACTAATCATCTCAACCAAGGCTGGCTGGGACATGTGGCCGGGACCATATGGAGCCGGTGGTGGTTCACGCAAAGCATTGCTTTCAAGCCTCGATCAGAGCCTGAAGCGCATGGGTGTCGATTATGTCGATATCTTCTATTCGCATCGCTTCGACGCGCATACACCGCTTGAAGAAACCGCTGATGCGCTCGCGTCCGCCGTTCGGCAGGGCAAAGCGCTTTATGTCGGCATATCCTCTTATTCCGGCAACAAGACCCGCGAAATTGCGCGTCTGCTTGAACAGCGTCAGGTACCACTGCTGATCAATCAGCCATCCTACAATCTATTCAATCGCTGGATTGAAAAGGACTTGCTGACAGCAAGCGACGAAGTCGGCTCTGGCATCATTGCCTTCACGCCGTTGGCACAAGGATTGCTGACCAATAAATATCTAAATGGTGTGCCGGAAGATTCCCGCGTCAACCGTCCGGGCGGTCACTTCTTGCAAGAAGCGCATCTGGCGCCTCAAAACATTGAGCGGGCAAAAGCGCTTAACGAAATCGCAAAGCGTCGTGGCCAATCACTGGCACAGCTGGCGCTTGCCTGGGTGCTCCGTGATCCACGTATTACCTCAGCACTAATCGGCGCCAGTTCTGCAAAACAGGTTGAGGAAAACGTTGCTGCCCTCAACAATCTGTCTTTCACAGCAGAAGAGCTGGCAGAAATTGACCGTTATGCGGTTGAAGGCGGCGTCAATCTTTGGGAAAAGCCTTCCCACGACGAAGCAATATAAACAAATATATGAATACATAAAAGGCCGGCTCATACTCGGCCTTTTTTTGATAAGAATATGATCTTCATTGTCATAAGAAAATAAAGCTACTCTTAGCTGATTTTTGAGAAACCATTTTCTTGTTGAACCTATTCGTCTGCATCATCATTCAAAAATGGATTACATAGGCTTTGTTCAGATAATTATCGCCACCACCCCATTTCTTGTATGGGGGATGATTATCCTTGTCCTTTCAAACATCGAAACATCGACCAAGGCAAAAAAGCCGGAACGCGAATTAGCCACAAATAACGAAAATATCGCTGATATCTCTATCATTCCTTATGGTTTAATTTTCCCTTTGTACTATCGATCCTCCTCTCCTCATAATAATTTGGGTTAGCATACGCATTGATTGCTCATCTCTCTGAATCGATAAATTTCCTTATGGAAACTGCGCGATAATGACATTTTGCATATCGTCAAAATCATATAACGGCGATAGTTAGAGAACGTCGATAAGCACAGCCATACACAAAGGATTTTGCCATGCCTCGCTCTCTCATCGTCTGCCAAGGCCGAGTAGCAGACCGGACGCATGGAGCTATACCGGGTGCATTGACCGCTGCTAATTCACTTGCAAATCGTTATGGTTTAGAAATTCAAATTGCCGGAAAACCATCTTCTGCTAAGAATGATAATTGGAATGTAGCTCTGGAGGAAGCGCACGAAACGCTTTCAGAACTCGCACGAGCTGTATCAGCGGAATTTGAAGCTGGGCAGCGTCCCATTGTGGTTACCAACACTTGCTCCGCAAGTTTAGCAACCATCCCGCAGGCTGCCCGTCACATCAAAAACCTCGTCGTTTTGTGGATCGATGCGCATGGAGACTTCAATACCCCAGAAACCACAGAGTCGGGATATCTTGGCGGCATGGCTCTTGCTGGCATTTGCGGCATCTGGGATACCGGGCACGGCGCGGGAGTGGTAACCGAACGAGTTATAATTGTGGGCGGTCGCGATATTGATCCCGAGGAACGACGCCTTCTCGAAAATTCAAACGTTAGGATCATCCCCCCATCCGACGTCACAGCACAAACATTATGCGAAGCTATAGGCTCAAACCCAGTTTGGGTTCACATTGACTGGGACGTCATGAACCCGGGATTAATCCCGGCAGCTTATGCGATCGCAGACGGACTACATGTGCAGCAATTGCGAGATGCGTTGGCCGCAATTCCAGCATCACAAATCGCGGGCATTGAGCTTGCCGAGTTTGAGGTTCCTGCAACCCCGCAGGAAACAGATCAAGCCGTAGCGATAATCCAAGAAATAACTGAACCGCTTTTCGAAAAAATTTAAGCTGACAAATCACGACACATGCTGCCTAACACGACATGGCAGCATGTGAAGATATCAAACCTGTGATACTTTAGGATTAACCTCTAAGTTTATAAATAAAAATCAATCAATTAAATCGTAAAACAGATCCGAAGCCAGGCTATCACACACTTAATTCGCACCAGCTTCACCTTGATATTCCTGCAATCTTAAATTAGCACATGCAGCAATACACGCGCTTTTCTATATATTAAGTACAGAATCATCTAGGGCGTGTTGAATTGCGGGCACACATATATGAATTCCAGTTCGGCGCAGTCACAATGGCGCATGCTTGATATGCTGCCTGCCCTTGCTCTCTTCCTGGTGGGTCTAACAGCACTGCTTTACGCAATGCTGTTACCAAGCGGAGAGAACAACACATATGCGGTGTTGATGCAGCCATGGGCAGATATTTCTCAGGTCAGCGCGCTTTTAAACAAAGCAGATGCTCAAATTATATCACTCAACGAGCGGATGAATGTCGTCGTCGTCCACGCGGAGCGTTCAGACGCCATTTCTGCACTTTATAATGCGGGCGCTTGGCTCGTATTTGAACCTAGTCAACTCTCCAGCTGTATCGACCTAGCGGTCACCGGGGCCTAAATCCATGATCATTGAACTTGACGATATACGCAGACGCTTTGCGCGGTTCCTGGTTATCTTCTTTTGGCTTCACGTACCGCTATTCGCAGCGATTGCTTATGCAACAGGAATCTCTGTTATCGGCGGCGCTCTTGCAGCCGCTTTTCTTGCAATCTGCTACAATTTAATGTGGCTGCGCTCAGACATTGCACCAGCGACGCGTTTTCTTTCTGCAGTTGCACTGGTAGCAGAGCCAGCAGTCCTTCTCTATCTCTTGCGTGGCCATATCTGGCAGATGGACATGCATATGTACTTTTTTGCCATGCTTGCACTGACAATTGGATGGTGTGACCGGCGCGCAACCATCATTGCAGCTATCGCGATTGCGTTACACCACCTCGCGCTCGACTACATGCTACCATCGTTTGTATTCCCGACCGGCAGCGATATCCGCCGCGTTATGATCCACGCAGTTATTGTCGCCTTGGAAGCTGCGGTACTTGTCTGGTTTAGCGACATGCTTGTTGATTGCGTTAACAGCATCAGCAAAATGCGCGATGAAATCATGGTGAAAAATGCCGAGATTGAAGAGCGCTCTGCACAGGTAGAGCAGGCCTATAAAGCCAAAGGTATGTTTCTGGCCAATATGAGCCATGAAATCCGTACGCCGCTGAATGCAATCCTGGGCTTCTGCCATCTTATGCAGCGTACAGACATGACAGAACGTCAACGCGATTATCTAAACAAAATTAATGGTGCGAGCGGCTCACTGCTTCGACTGATCAATGACATTCTTGATTTTTCAAAGAATGACGCGGGCAAACTCACGCTGGAGAATCGACCTTTCGAGTTACGGGCACTTTTTGATCGCAAAATGCAGATCACCAGTGCTGAAGCCCGTACAAAGAATGTTTCTGTCAGCCTGCATATTGATGAAGGGGTACCAGAGCATCTTGTCGGTGATGAGATGCGGCTCGGACAAGTTCTTCTCAACTTGATGACGAACGCCATAAAGTTCAGCGAGAACGGCTCTGTAATTTTACGTGTGAGTGGAAAGACAACGGACGCAGACCATTACATGCTCCAGATCACAGTTGCCGATACCGGTATCGGCATGTCTGAAGAGCAGCAATCGAAACTCTTTAACTCGTTCTCTCAGGCAGATAATTCTACTACCCGTCGTTTTGGCGGCACAGGACTTGGTCTGGTTATCAGCAAACAGATTGCTACACAGATGGGCGGGGGCATCACGGTTAACAGTGCGCCTGGAAAAGGCAGTATCTTCACCGTAACGGCAAAGTTTGGAAATGTGGATCGTAGCCATTCCATCATAGAAAGACCGCTAGCACACATCCAGAAGTTGCGGGTGTTGGTAGCCGATGATAATCCGGCATCCCGTGAAATATTGCAGGGAATTTTCGCTGATTGGTCAATTACCGTCGACCTCGTGGCGTCGGGCAATGAAGTTATTGGTGCGCTTGAAACCGCTTTTCAGCGTGGTAAACCCTATGATCTTCTTCTTCTCGACTGGAAGATGCCAGGCATGGACGGTATGGAAACCGTCACGAGCCTTTATGCAAATGCGAAGCTGACAAAACTTCCGGAAATCGTGCTTATCACCGCTTATGGGAGCGACGAATTTAAAGCTAAAGCCTCGCGTGCAGGAATCGCGGCTTATCTGCCCAAGCCGATAGAAGCTCAACAGATACTCGATACATTGAACGTCATATTCCCTCTCGCAAACGAAACCGCAGCATCTACAGATAGCTTTGGAATGATTGCACCTGCTCTCAGAGGCGAACATATCCTCCTTGTCGAAGACAATGCGATAAATCGTGAAATCGCATACCAACTTCTGAGCGATGCCGGTCTCGAGGTCGACACTGCTGAAAACGGTCGCCTAGCTTGTGAAGCTATTGACCGTGCAGGAGATCATTACGCGGCAGTCTTGATGGATGTTCAGATGCCGGAAATGGACGGACTAGAGGCAACGCGTCACATTCGACGTCAGCGTTCCGCTGAAGCTTTACCCATTATTGCATTGACAGCGCATGCTTATGAAGAAGAAAGGCGCAGATGTGCCGAAGCAGGTATGAACGATCATATCGCAAAACCTATTGACCCAAGCGTACTAATTGGAACGCTTGAACGCTGGATGAAGCCACGTCGCCCGCAATCCTCCGGTTTACTTGTCGCGGAAAGCAAGCTGGAAACTGTACCGTCTGAGCTTCCAGAACGGTTGCCACCCTTCGATCTTGCACGTGCACTCGTTCGTGTAAATGGAAAAAAATCTCTGCTACGACGCCTTATCATCAGTTTCCATGATGACTTCTACAATATTATTGAGGCACTCAAAGACCAAATCGCCGCAGGCGACCTTACTGGCGCTCGTCGCCTTGCTCATACATTGAAAGGCGTGGCGGCATCGCTTGAACTCTCGGAAGTTTCTCGCATTTCGGCTGAAGTAGAGTTGGCAATCGCCAATGAACAAATCGTGGGTATAGAGCCAACACTCATCGCGCTGGATACAGCATTGAAACCTGCACTAGCAGCTGCGGAGAGCATCAAGGATCAAAAGCCAAATACCGTAAAACAGGTAGATATTAGTATATCACAGTCCGACATAAATGCCGCTGTGTTATCTTTGAGAGATCACCTCAACCGTCGAAGCATGCGAGCGCGTAGCAGTTACGATACTTTAGTACAGCTATTCGGTTCATTATCAGATGGCGATACACAAGCTCAGGCTTTGGCCAATACAAAATCAGCGCTCGATAAGCTCGATTACGAAACGGCATTGCGCAATCTAGACGCAATTTTCCCTGAACAGACAAATCCACCAGAGAGATAAATTCACTGCAGTTAAGACCAGAAAAACAAAAACAGCCGTGGTGAACCACAGCATAGTTAAGATCACCGGAGCATAATAATGCCAAATCGTGCAACCGTAATGATCGTCGATGATGAAGTATCAAACATCGAAATCATGAACGCGGTGCTTGAAGATTATTACGAAATCTCTTTTGCAACATCGGGTGAACAAGCGCTCGAAGTTGCTCGCTCAGTTCTGCCTGATCTCATATTGCTTGATGTCATGATGCCAGGCATCGATGGCTATGAAGTCTGCTCGCGGATTAAAAATGATCGCCTTCTTGCGGATGTGCCTGTCATTTTCACTACGGGGCTTGATGATCAGGACGCGGAAGTACGCGGTTTGTCTCTTGGCGCTATCGATTATGTAACCAAACCAATCAATCCAGTCGTTTTACGCGCGCGCGTCGCCAATCATATAGAACTCAAACGCTTGCGCGACCAACTGGCCCAAATGGCCGTCACAGATGCATTGACTGGCCTAAGCAATCGAAGGCAGTTGGAAGTTACGCTGGAGGCCGAAATATCGCGTCTGACACCGACAGAAGCT
Proteins encoded in this region:
- the mgrA gene encoding L-glyceraldehyde 3-phosphate reductase, with the translated sequence MTYIPDPKRYDSAVFRRVGRSGLKLPAISLGLWHNFGDTTTLDRQRSILFKAFDLGITHFDLANNYGPPPGSAEINFGQVLKHDLAAYRDELIISTKAGWDMWPGPYGAGGGSRKALLSSLDQSLKRMGVDYVDIFYSHRFDAHTPLEETADALASAVRQGKALYVGISSYSGNKTREIARLLEQRQVPLLINQPSYNLFNRWIEKDLLTASDEVGSGIIAFTPLAQGLLTNKYLNGVPEDSRVNRPGGHFLQEAHLAPQNIERAKALNEIAKRRGQSLAQLALAWVLRDPRITSALIGASSAKQVEENVAALNNLSFTAEELAEIDRYAVEGGVNLWEKPSHDEAI
- a CDS encoding arginase family protein; this encodes MPRSLIVCQGRVADRTHGAIPGALTAANSLANRYGLEIQIAGKPSSAKNDNWNVALEEAHETLSELARAVSAEFEAGQRPIVVTNTCSASLATIPQAARHIKNLVVLWIDAHGDFNTPETTESGYLGGMALAGICGIWDTGHGAGVVTERVIIVGGRDIDPEERRLLENSNVRIIPPSDVTAQTLCEAIGSNPVWVHIDWDVMNPGLIPAAYAIADGLHVQQLRDALAAIPASQIAGIELAEFEVPATPQETDQAVAIIQEITEPLFEKI
- a CDS encoding response regulator; this encodes MIIELDDIRRRFARFLVIFFWLHVPLFAAIAYATGISVIGGALAAAFLAICYNLMWLRSDIAPATRFLSAVALVAEPAVLLYLLRGHIWQMDMHMYFFAMLALTIGWCDRRATIIAAIAIALHHLALDYMLPSFVFPTGSDIRRVMIHAVIVALEAAVLVWFSDMLVDCVNSISKMRDEIMVKNAEIEERSAQVEQAYKAKGMFLANMSHEIRTPLNAILGFCHLMQRTDMTERQRDYLNKINGASGSLLRLINDILDFSKNDAGKLTLENRPFELRALFDRKMQITSAEARTKNVSVSLHIDEGVPEHLVGDEMRLGQVLLNLMTNAIKFSENGSVILRVSGKTTDADHYMLQITVADTGIGMSEEQQSKLFNSFSQADNSTTRRFGGTGLGLVISKQIATQMGGGITVNSAPGKGSIFTVTAKFGNVDRSHSIIERPLAHIQKLRVLVADDNPASREILQGIFADWSITVDLVASGNEVIGALETAFQRGKPYDLLLLDWKMPGMDGMETVTSLYANAKLTKLPEIVLITAYGSDEFKAKASRAGIAAYLPKPIEAQQILDTLNVIFPLANETAASTDSFGMIAPALRGEHILLVEDNAINREIAYQLLSDAGLEVDTAENGRLACEAIDRAGDHYAAVLMDVQMPEMDGLEATRHIRRQRSAEALPIIALTAHAYEEERRRCAEAGMNDHIAKPIDPSVLIGTLERWMKPRRPQSSGLLVAESKLETVPSELPERLPPFDLARALVRVNGKKSLLRRLIISFHDDFYNIIEALKDQIAAGDLTGARRLAHTLKGVAASLELSEVSRISAEVELAIANEQIVGIEPTLIALDTALKPALAAAESIKDQKPNTVKQVDISISQSDINAAVLSLRDHLNRRSMRARSSYDTLVQLFGSLSDGDTQAQALANTKSALDKLDYETALRNLDAIFPEQTNPPER
- a CDS encoding diguanylate cyclase, with product MPNRATVMIVDDEVSNIEIMNAVLEDYYEISFATSGEQALEVARSVLPDLILLDVMMPGIDGYEVCSRIKNDRLLADVPVIFTTGLDDQDAEVRGLSLGAIDYVTKPINPVVLRARVANHIELKRLRDQLAQMAVTDALTGLSNRRQLEVTLEAEISRLTPTEAWLSVIMLDIDFFKLFNDTYGHPEGDRCIAMVAAALTRAVHKVSGMTARYGGEEFACVLPGANPEKAMDTAREIQHQIQSLNIPHKGSEISTSVTVSIGIASAQTQPGMGGALWLKHADHQLYSSKKSGRNQIALTDFSASESIINKIP